A stretch of the Massilia sp. W12 genome encodes the following:
- the secA gene encoding preprotein translocase subunit SecA, which translates to MSFLTQIFGSRNQRLLKQYQKTVRQINALEDPLSKLSDADLQGKTAEFKQRLAKGETLDALLPEAFAVCREASKRVLKMRHFDVQLIGGMVLHYGKIAEMGTGEGKTLMATLAAYLNALSGKGVHIVTVNDYLAQRDADTTGKLFAWLGLSTGVNLSQMPHDDKQKAYAADITYGTNNEFGFDFLRDNMVFDIADRVQRGLNFGIVDEVDSILIDEARTPLIISGQADKDIGLYYKLNEVPKMLTLQIGEETPDGKGKIEVPGDYTKDEKAHSVLLTEAGHEKAERIMTELGLLPDGASLYDAANITLIHHLYAALRAHVLYHKDQHYVVQNGEVVIVDEFTGRMMNGRRWSDGLHQAVEAKEGVKIQHENQTLASITFQNYFRMYSKLAGMTGTADTEAYEFQEIYGLETVVIPPNRPPQRKDRQDQVYKSSQEKFNAVVNDIKDCYERGQPVLVGTTSIENSELLSSILKKSNLPHNVLNAKQHAREAEIIAQAGRPKGITIATNMAGRGTDIVLGGNVEKQIQFIHEDAKLSDAEKSARSQQLRDEWQGLHDQVVAAGGLHIIGTERHESRRVDNQLRGRAGRQGDPGSSRFYLCLDDPLLRIFAGERLRSIMDRLKMPEGEAIEAGIVTRSIETAQRKVEARNFDIRKQLLEYDDVANDQRKVIYQQRNELLEAADISATITNLRRGVFSDTFRASVPEESMEEQWDIKGLQELLAVDWQIKIDFQAYMDQHKNCTDEDLLEHLLQIADENYKAKVDMVGAEVFAGFERNVMLQSLDTHWREHLAALDHLRQGIHLRGYAQKNPKQEYKREAFALFEQMLTMIRDDVTRIVTTVRIQSREEVEAAEEQMHQSHVANVHYRHADFDPNAAPEDLLNPDDGSSADSSEPMVNHGPKVGRNDPCPCGSGKKYKQCHGKLS; encoded by the coding sequence ATGTCATTTCTGACCCAGATTTTCGGTAGCCGCAATCAGCGACTGCTCAAGCAATATCAAAAAACCGTGCGCCAGATCAATGCGCTCGAAGATCCCCTGTCGAAATTGAGCGATGCCGATTTGCAAGGCAAGACGGCGGAATTCAAACAGCGTCTGGCCAAGGGCGAAACCCTCGACGCCCTGTTGCCGGAAGCCTTTGCCGTGTGCCGCGAAGCCAGTAAGCGCGTCTTGAAGATGCGCCACTTCGACGTGCAGCTGATCGGCGGCATGGTCTTGCACTATGGCAAGATCGCTGAAATGGGCACCGGCGAAGGCAAAACCCTGATGGCGACCCTGGCGGCGTATTTGAATGCGCTGTCCGGCAAGGGCGTGCACATCGTGACCGTGAATGACTATCTGGCGCAGCGCGACGCCGACACCACCGGCAAACTGTTCGCCTGGCTGGGTTTGAGCACCGGCGTCAATTTGTCGCAAATGCCGCACGACGACAAGCAAAAAGCCTATGCCGCAGACATCACCTACGGCACCAATAATGAATTCGGCTTCGATTTCCTGCGCGACAATATGGTGTTCGACATCGCCGACCGCGTACAGCGCGGCTTGAATTTCGGCATCGTCGATGAAGTGGACTCGATTTTGATCGACGAAGCGCGCACCCCGCTGATCATCTCCGGTCAGGCTGATAAAGACATCGGTCTGTACTACAAGCTCAATGAAGTGCCGAAGATGCTGACCCTGCAGATCGGCGAAGAAACCCCGGACGGCAAGGGCAAGATTGAAGTGCCGGGCGATTACACCAAGGATGAAAAAGCGCACAGCGTGCTGCTGACCGAAGCCGGGCACGAAAAAGCCGAGCGCATCATGACCGAGCTGGGCTTGCTGCCGGATGGCGCATCCTTGTATGACGCCGCGAATATCACCCTGATCCACCACCTGTACGCCGCGTTGCGCGCGCATGTGCTGTATCACAAAGACCAGCATTATGTGGTGCAAAACGGCGAAGTCGTGATCGTGGACGAATTCACGGGCCGTATGATGAATGGGCGGCGCTGGTCGGACGGCCTGCATCAGGCGGTGGAAGCGAAAGAAGGCGTCAAGATCCAGCACGAAAACCAAACCCTGGCCTCGATCACCTTCCAGAATTATTTCCGTATGTATTCCAAGCTGGCCGGCATGACCGGCACAGCCGATACCGAAGCCTACGAATTCCAGGAAATTTACGGTCTGGAAACGGTGGTGATTCCGCCCAACCGCCCGCCGCAGCGTAAAGACCGCCAGGATCAGGTGTACAAGAGTTCGCAGGAAAAATTCAATGCAGTCGTGAATGACATCAAAGACTGCTACGAACGCGGGCAACCGGTGCTGGTCGGCACCACCTCGATTGAAAACTCGGAATTGCTGTCCAGCATTCTGAAAAAGAGCAATCTGCCGCACAATGTCTTGAACGCCAAACAGCATGCGCGCGAAGCGGAAATCATCGCCCAGGCCGGACGCCCGAAAGGGATCACCATCGCCACCAATATGGCGGGCCGGGGCACCGATATCGTGTTGGGCGGCAATGTGGAAAAACAAATCCAGTTTATCCATGAAGACGCCAAGTTGAGCGATGCGGAAAAATCCGCCCGTTCGCAGCAATTGCGCGATGAATGGCAAGGCTTGCATGATCAAGTGGTGGCGGCTGGCGGTTTGCACATCATCGGCACCGAGCGGCATGAATCGCGCCGGGTGGATAATCAGTTGCGTGGCCGCGCAGGCCGTCAGGGCGATCCGGGGTCTTCCCGCTTCTACCTCTGTCTGGACGATCCGCTGTTGCGCATTTTCGCCGGTGAGCGTCTGCGCTCCATCATGGATCGCCTGAAAATGCCGGAAGGCGAAGCGATTGAAGCCGGCATCGTGACCCGCTCAATTGAAACCGCGCAGCGTAAAGTGGAAGCGCGCAACTTCGACATCCGTAAGCAATTGCTGGAATACGATGACGTTGCGAATGACCAGCGTAAAGTGATTTACCAACAGCGTAACGAGTTGCTGGAGGCGGCAGATATTTCCGCCACCATCACCAATTTGCGCCGTGGCGTGTTCAGCGACACCTTCCGCGCCAGCGTGCCGGAAGAGTCGATGGAAGAACAATGGGATATCAAAGGCTTGCAAGAATTGCTGGCGGTCGATTGGCAGATCAAGATCGACTTCCAGGCCTATATGGATCAGCATAAAAACTGCACCGACGAAGACTTGCTGGAGCACTTGCTGCAAATCGCCGATGAAAACTACAAGGCCAAGGTGGATATGGTCGGGGCCGAGGTGTTTGCCGGCTTTGAACGCAATGTGATGTTGCAAAGCCTGGACACCCACTGGCGTGAACATCTGGCCGCGCTGGATCATTTGCGTCAGGGCATTCACTTGCGCGGTTATGCGCAGAAAAACCCGAAACAGGAATACAAGCGCGAAGCGTTCGCCCTGTTTGAGCAAATGCTGACCATGATTCGCGACGATGTGACCCGTATCGTGACCACGGTGCGCATCCAGTCGCGCGAAGAAGTGGAAGCGGCGGAAGAGCAGATGCATCAATCACATGTGGCGAATGTGCATTATCGCCACGCCGACTTTGACCCGAATGCAGCGCCGGAAGATTTATTGAATCCGGACGATGGCAGCAGCGCCGACAGCAGCGAACCTATGGTCAATCATGGCCCCAAAGTGGGGCGCAATGATCCCTGTCCATGCGGCAGCGGCAAAAAATATAAGCAGTGCCATGGCAAGCTGAGCTGA
- a CDS encoding peroxiredoxin: MTIKIGDRLPQGSLAEYVETATESCAIGPNTFKVEDLVRGKKIAIFGLPGAFTPTCSAQHVPGYVKLAKELAAKGVDEIWCISVNDAFVMGAWGREQQATGIVRMMADGNADFSKALGLDADFSKFGMGTRSQRYSMLVEDGVVKSLNIEAPGKFEVSNAETMLAQLS; encoded by the coding sequence ATGACCATCAAGATTGGCGACCGCCTGCCGCAAGGCAGCCTGGCGGAATATGTTGAGACCGCGACCGAATCCTGCGCGATCGGCCCGAATACCTTCAAAGTCGAAGACTTGGTGCGCGGCAAAAAGATTGCCATTTTCGGCTTGCCCGGCGCCTTCACGCCGACCTGCTCCGCGCAACATGTGCCGGGCTATGTCAAGCTGGCCAAGGAACTGGCGGCCAAGGGCGTGGATGAAATCTGGTGCATTTCGGTGAATGACGCTTTCGTCATGGGCGCCTGGGGCCGCGAGCAACAAGCCACGGGCATCGTGCGCATGATGGCAGACGGCAATGCGGACTTCTCCAAGGCGCTCGGTCTGGACGCTGATTTCTCCAAGTTCGGCATGGGCACCCGCAGCCAGCGTTACTCCATGTTGGTGGAGGATGGCGTGGTGAAGAGCTTGAACATCGAAGCGCCGGGCAAGTTTGAAGTCTCGAACGCGGAAACCATGCTGGCCCAGTTGTCCTGA
- a CDS encoding TolC family outer membrane protein translates to MATHWKWNAVCLALPMLLAGPAQAIGLWQAYEAALQHDPTYQSARYESEAGKEYKALGRANLLPTLSASLSQSKNRADYTIHSERGGDSTSHPQYTSRSNSLSLRQPLLNMEGWARYRQGQAQTELSDAQFISRQHELMLRVLSAYLDILFAQDQVALMVAQRDTFAEHRKMNEKMFSKGEGTRTEMLETQAKLDVAEAQLIEARDNLANNKAVLSGIVGSNVQAVDELGKDFRLRPLQPNTFDAWRDLALSNNPELKAQEKAVEIAYQEIRRNKAGHLPRLDLVASLSKNQSETLSTSNQDSTVRSIGVQLNIPLYSGGYVNASSNQAVANHQKAKADLNVRSDRVMQEIRKQFNLATSSAGKIEAVQKAVESSRLLIQATQQSIKGGLRINLDLLNARQQYYSNLRDLAQAKYNYLQAWTRLRAAAGVLSAEDMRAISAYFSEKR, encoded by the coding sequence GTGGCGACACATTGGAAATGGAATGCCGTCTGTCTGGCGCTGCCAATGTTATTGGCCGGGCCGGCGCAGGCCATCGGCTTATGGCAGGCGTATGAAGCCGCTTTGCAACATGACCCGACCTATCAGAGCGCGCGCTATGAAAGCGAAGCCGGTAAGGAATATAAAGCCTTGGGCCGGGCGAATCTGCTGCCGACTTTGTCGGCGTCACTCTCGCAAAGCAAGAACCGGGCGGATTACACCATTCACTCCGAGCGTGGCGGCGACAGCACCTCACATCCGCAGTACACCAGCCGCAGCAACAGCCTGAGCCTGCGTCAACCGCTGCTGAATATGGAAGGCTGGGCGCGCTACCGTCAGGGCCAGGCGCAAACCGAGTTGAGCGACGCCCAATTCATTTCGCGTCAGCATGAACTGATGTTGCGCGTGCTCTCCGCCTACCTTGATATTTTATTTGCGCAAGATCAGGTGGCTTTGATGGTGGCGCAGCGCGACACCTTTGCCGAACATCGCAAAATGAATGAGAAGATGTTCAGCAAGGGCGAGGGCACGCGCACCGAGATGCTGGAAACACAGGCCAAGCTGGATGTGGCGGAAGCGCAATTGATTGAGGCGCGCGACAATCTGGCCAATAACAAGGCCGTCTTGTCGGGCATTGTCGGCAGCAATGTGCAAGCGGTGGATGAGCTGGGCAAGGACTTCCGTCTGCGCCCGCTGCAGCCGAACACCTTCGACGCCTGGCGCGATTTGGCGCTGAGCAATAATCCGGAATTAAAGGCGCAGGAAAAAGCGGTGGAAATCGCCTATCAGGAAATCCGCCGCAATAAAGCCGGCCATTTGCCGCGCCTGGATCTGGTGGCGAGTTTAAGCAAGAACCAATCGGAAACCCTGTCCACCTCGAACCAGGATTCGACCGTGCGCTCAATCGGCGTGCAATTGAATATTCCCTTGTATTCCGGCGGTTATGTGAATGCCTCCTCCAACCAGGCGGTGGCGAATCATCAAAAAGCCAAGGCGGATCTGAATGTGCGCTCCGACCGGGTGATGCAGGAAATCCGCAAGCAATTCAATCTGGCCACCAGCAGCGCCGGCAAGATTGAGGCGGTGCAAAAGGCAGTGGAATCGAGCCGCCTGCTGATTCAAGCCACCCAGCAAAGCATCAAGGGCGGCTTGCGCATCAATCTGGATTTGCTCAATGCGCGTCAGCAGTATTACAGCAATTTGCGCGACTTGGCGCAGGCCAAGTACAACTACTTGCAAGCCTGGACCCGCTTGCGCGCAGCCGCCGGCGTGCTCAGTGCGGAAGATATGCGGGCGATTTCGGCCTACTTCAGCGAAAAGCGTTGA
- a CDS encoding GNAT family N-acetyltransferase — MSTSTPQNPMLRSARLSLSVLEIEQAPLLLDFVLRNRAHLHAWEGARDEAYFTLAECEKRIAAQQAAMAAGSGYAFALFDHAQHIMLGTAGLSNVVRGLFQACHLGYSLDHAHQGQGLMHEALQEVIRFAFDDLGLHRVMANYMPHNLRSEKVLQRLGFEKEGYARAYLKIGGQWQDHVLTARINPAAI; from the coding sequence ATGAGCACGAGCACGCCACAAAACCCGATGCTGCGCAGCGCCCGCCTTTCTCTCTCAGTACTTGAAATTGAGCAAGCGCCTCTGCTGCTTGACTTTGTGCTGCGCAACCGCGCCCATCTGCACGCCTGGGAAGGCGCGCGCGATGAGGCGTATTTCACGCTGGCTGAATGCGAGAAGCGCATCGCGGCGCAGCAAGCCGCCATGGCGGCGGGCAGCGGCTACGCGTTTGCGCTGTTTGACCACGCACAGCACATCATGCTGGGCACAGCGGGATTATCGAATGTGGTGCGAGGCTTGTTTCAAGCCTGCCATCTCGGTTATTCACTCGATCATGCGCACCAGGGCCAGGGGCTGATGCATGAGGCGCTGCAGGAGGTGATACGCTTCGCCTTTGACGATCTGGGCTTGCACCGCGTCATGGCGAACTATATGCCGCACAATCTGCGCAGCGAAAAAGTATTGCAGCGGCTGGGTTTTGAAAAAGAGGGCTATGCGCGCGCGTATTTGAAAATCGGCGGGCAATGGCAGGATCATGTGCTGACCGCGCGCATCAATCCCGCCGCTATCTGA
- a CDS encoding type I secretion system permease/ATPase translates to MKNKMQLPKNEITEALRQFKGAFRTVGIFSAIINLLMLAPSIYMLQVYDRVLASRNEITLLMLTLMILGAFLLMGALELVRSFLLVRVGAKFDLNINKRVYTAAFEQNLKRAGGNAGQALSDLTNLRQFLTGNALFAFFDAPWFPIYLAVIFMFDSTLGWFALISTAILISLAYINEKVSHKPLAEANTMAIASGNLATNNLRHAEVIESMGMLKNLMGRWFIMHQKFLALQAEASEKAGLVGAITKFVQISVQSLVLGLGALLVIEGKISPGMMIAASILLGRALSPVQQVIAVWKSWASTRSAYERLSKLLEENPVRRETMTLPKPEGKLALESVTAGPPGAPAAVLKNVSFALQPGDVLGVIGPSGSGKSTLARLLVGVWGAQIGKVRLDGADIYQWNKDELGPSIGYLPQDIELFGGTVSENIARFGEIDSDAVVLAARRAGVHEMILQLPQGYDTRLGDGGAGLSGGQRQRLALARAMYGDPALIVLDEPNSNLDDVGEAALIKSVLDLRQRGKTIVLITHRTSVLNATTKLLVLRDGVAQMFGPTDQVVAALNQAAMQQQQQVAQQQAALQAQVQANQQARLQAEANSETEQG, encoded by the coding sequence ATGAAAAATAAAATGCAATTGCCGAAAAACGAAATCACCGAGGCCTTGCGCCAGTTTAAAGGCGCATTTCGCACGGTCGGCATCTTTTCCGCAATCATCAATTTGTTGATGCTTGCGCCCTCCATTTATATGTTGCAGGTTTATGACCGGGTGTTGGCGAGCCGCAATGAAATCACTTTGTTGATGCTGACTTTGATGATCCTCGGCGCCTTTTTGCTGATGGGGGCGCTGGAGTTGGTGCGCAGCTTCCTGCTGGTGCGGGTGGGCGCCAAATTTGACTTGAACATCAATAAGCGCGTGTATACCGCCGCATTTGAGCAAAACCTCAAGCGCGCCGGCGGCAATGCCGGTCAGGCGCTGTCGGATCTGACCAATTTGCGCCAATTTCTGACCGGCAACGCATTATTCGCCTTCTTTGATGCGCCATGGTTTCCGATTTACCTGGCGGTGATTTTCATGTTCGACAGCACGCTGGGCTGGTTTGCGCTGATCAGTACGGCGATTTTGATTTCATTGGCGTATATCAATGAAAAAGTGTCGCACAAACCGCTGGCCGAAGCGAACACGATGGCGATTGCTTCGGGCAATCTGGCCACCAATAATTTGCGCCATGCCGAAGTGATTGAATCCATGGGCATGCTGAAAAATCTGATGGGACGCTGGTTCATCATGCATCAGAAATTTCTCGCCTTGCAAGCAGAGGCCAGTGAAAAGGCCGGCTTGGTTGGCGCGATCACCAAATTTGTGCAAATCTCGGTGCAATCGCTGGTGCTCGGCTTGGGTGCTTTGCTGGTGATTGAAGGCAAGATTTCTCCGGGGATGATGATTGCCGCCTCGATTTTGCTGGGCCGCGCCTTGAGTCCGGTGCAGCAGGTGATTGCAGTCTGGAAATCCTGGGCCAGTACGCGTTCCGCCTATGAGCGCCTGTCCAAGCTGCTGGAAGAAAATCCGGTGCGCCGCGAAACCATGACCCTGCCCAAGCCGGAAGGCAAGCTGGCGCTCGAATCTGTCACAGCCGGCCCGCCCGGCGCGCCGGCGGCGGTATTGAAAAATGTCAGTTTCGCCCTGCAGCCCGGCGATGTGCTGGGCGTGATCGGGCCGAGCGGCTCGGGTAAGTCTACGTTGGCGCGTCTGCTGGTTGGCGTGTGGGGAGCGCAAATCGGCAAGGTGCGTCTGGATGGCGCCGATATTTACCAGTGGAATAAAGACGAGCTTGGCCCTTCCATCGGTTATCTGCCGCAGGATATCGAGTTATTTGGCGGCACGGTGAGCGAAAACATCGCCCGTTTTGGCGAAATCGACAGCGATGCGGTGGTGCTGGCGGCGCGCCGCGCCGGGGTGCATGAAATGATTTTGCAATTGCCGCAAGGCTATGACACCCGTCTGGGCGATGGCGGCGCCGGTTTGTCCGGCGGCCAGCGCCAGCGTCTGGCGCTGGCGCGCGCGATGTACGGCGACCCGGCCTTGATTGTGCTGGATGAGCCGAATTCCAATCTCGACGATGTGGGCGAAGCGGCGCTGATCAAGAGCGTGCTGGATCTGCGGCAGCGCGGCAAAACCATTGTGCTGATCACACATCGCACCAGCGTGTTGAATGCAACCACCAAATTGCTGGTTTTGCGTGACGGCGTGGCGCAGATGTTTGGCCCGACCGATCAGGTGGTGGCGGCCTTGAATCAGGCGGCGATGCAACAACAACAGCAAGTTGCGCAACAGCAAGCCGCCTTACAGGCGCAAGTACAAGCGAATCAACAGGCCCGCTTGCAAGCTGAGGCCAACTCTGAAACAGAGCAGGGGTAA
- the lpxC gene encoding UDP-3-O-acyl-N-acetylglucosamine deacetylase, which produces MLKQRTIEHSVKTTGVGLHSGRKVELSLHPAPPGHGIVFRRVDLQPVVEFPVDAAIVGDTRMASTLVKDGARISTVEHLMSACAGLCIDNLRVDLSAEEIPIMDGSASSFVYLLQQAGMQEQSEARRFIRVKRAVEVRQGQGAAEKWARLEPFHGFKLDFFIEFNHPAVDGTAQRAEVDFGKICYVQDVARARTFGFMQDVETLREIGLARGGSLENAIVMDEYRILNSNGLRYEDEFVRHKILDAIGDLYLVGHPLLAAYSAHKSGHGLNNLLLRELLQQPDAWEYVTFDESDDLPPLRQSDKAYSAD; this is translated from the coding sequence ATGTTGAAACAGCGCACCATTGAACACTCTGTGAAAACCACCGGCGTCGGTTTGCATTCCGGGCGCAAAGTAGAGTTATCTCTGCACCCAGCCCCGCCGGGGCACGGGATTGTGTTCCGCCGCGTTGATTTGCAGCCGGTGGTCGAATTCCCGGTGGACGCCGCAATCGTCGGCGATACCCGCATGGCCTCCACGCTGGTGAAAGATGGCGCCCGCATTTCCACCGTCGAACATTTGATGTCGGCCTGCGCCGGTCTTTGCATTGATAATCTGCGGGTCGATTTGTCGGCGGAAGAGATTCCCATCATGGATGGCTCGGCCTCATCATTTGTGTATCTGTTGCAGCAGGCCGGGATGCAAGAGCAGAGCGAGGCGCGGCGATTTATCCGCGTCAAGCGCGCAGTCGAAGTGCGACAGGGCCAGGGCGCGGCGGAAAAATGGGCCAGGCTGGAGCCTTTTCATGGTTTCAAACTCGATTTTTTCATCGAATTCAATCACCCGGCAGTCGATGGCACAGCTCAGCGCGCAGAAGTCGATTTTGGCAAAATTTGCTATGTGCAAGATGTCGCGCGCGCGCGCACTTTCGGCTTTATGCAAGATGTCGAAACCTTGCGCGAAATCGGCCTGGCGCGCGGCGGTTCGCTGGAAAACGCGATTGTGATGGACGAATACCGGATTTTGAACAGCAATGGCTTGCGTTACGAAGATGAATTCGTGCGCCACAAAATTCTGGATGCGATTGGCGATTTATACTTGGTCGGCCACCCTTTGCTGGCGGCCTACAGCGCGCATAAATCCGGCCATGGATTGAATAATCTGCTGCTGCGCGAATTGTTGCAACAGCCGGACGCCTGGGAATACGTCACCTTCGATGAAAGCGACGATTTGCCGCCGCTGCGTCAGAGCGATAAGGCTTATTCAGCGGACTGA
- a CDS encoding M23 family metallopeptidase encodes MQIIVMHPRLAQARSVTLNGRMLIVLGLAFLLMTALLSVSLTWLTVRFGGDLPLPGGQSLAQMAAQEDSQKKEKFLRENLNLMALKLGEMQAQLARLDALGERVQGLSGVKPEEFNFRELPGRGGAYSEQHSHDLSMHELKTALDDLAHGVEQRADYMNVVETALMNAKIKSRLLPTIQPVNVSYNASGFGWRIDPFSGRNAFHEGIDFSSANGTPIKAAAGGVVIAAEFHPQYGNMLDIDHGNEIVTRYAHASRLLAKVGDIIKRGQHIADIGSTGRSTGAHLHFEVHVKGVPQDPHKFLQAGADVGKLAQLNTPGKN; translated from the coding sequence ATGCAAATTATCGTGATGCACCCGCGTCTGGCGCAAGCCAGATCCGTGACCTTGAATGGGCGCATGCTGATTGTGCTGGGTTTGGCGTTTTTGCTGATGACTGCGCTGTTGAGCGTGAGCCTGACCTGGCTCACCGTGCGTTTTGGCGGCGATTTGCCTTTGCCCGGCGGGCAAAGCCTGGCGCAAATGGCGGCGCAGGAAGACAGCCAGAAAAAAGAAAAATTTCTCAGAGAAAATCTGAATCTGATGGCGCTCAAATTGGGCGAAATGCAAGCCCAGCTGGCGCGTCTCGACGCCTTGGGCGAGCGGGTTCAGGGCCTGTCCGGCGTGAAGCCGGAGGAATTCAATTTCCGCGAACTGCCGGGACGCGGCGGCGCCTATTCCGAGCAACATTCGCATGATTTGAGCATGCATGAGCTGAAAACTGCGCTGGACGATTTGGCGCATGGCGTTGAGCAGCGCGCAGACTATATGAATGTGGTGGAAACCGCATTGATGAACGCCAAAATCAAATCCCGTCTTTTACCCACCATCCAGCCGGTGAATGTCAGCTACAACGCATCCGGCTTTGGCTGGCGCATAGATCCTTTCAGTGGCCGCAACGCCTTTCATGAGGGGATCGACTTTTCCAGCGCCAATGGGACGCCGATCAAAGCCGCCGCCGGCGGCGTCGTGATCGCCGCCGAATTCCATCCCCAATATGGGAATATGCTGGATATTGATCATGGCAACGAAATTGTGACGCGCTACGCACACGCTTCGCGCCTGCTGGCCAAAGTTGGCGATATTATCAAACGCGGCCAGCATATCGCCGACATCGGCTCAACCGGACGCTCAACCGGCGCACATCTGCATTTTGAAGTGCATGTCAAAGGCGTGCCGCAGGATCCGCATAAATTCCTGCAAGCCGGGGCAGATGTCGGCAAGCTGGCGCAGCTGAATACCCCCGGGAAAAATTGA
- a CDS encoding HlyD family type I secretion periplasmic adaptor subunit: MSFFSRKKAAEGAASDSLVNTDHGAYSKLGWWIVLAGVGGFLLWAFTAPLDKGVPVSGTVVVSGARKAVQHQYGGTIQDILVKEGDQVKQGQVLVRMIDVTARAQAEVTRVQYFTARVVEARLVAERDGKKALVFSPELEKAKSDPRVEASMQMQKQLFTSRQSALQSELAAMEQGISGLKNQISGLEQSRNSKQSQLKLLKEQLSGLRDLAADGFVARNRVLELERTMEQLHGAIAEDIGNIGRARSQMAELSMRSAQRLQEYQKEVRSHLSEVQREAETQQARLTSNDFDLAATEVRAPAAGTVVGLSVFTKGGVVPPGFKMMDIVPSDVKLVVEGQVPVHLIDKVHAGLDVEMMFTAFNQNTTPHIPGKLVQVSADRFVDEHNGMPYYKMKAEVTADGMKKLAHLKVQPGMPVDLFVKTGERTMMSYLLKPIIDRAQTSMAEE; this comes from the coding sequence ATGAGTTTCTTTTCCCGCAAAAAGGCAGCAGAAGGCGCCGCATCCGATTCGCTGGTAAACACGGATCACGGCGCATACAGCAAACTGGGGTGGTGGATTGTTTTGGCAGGGGTGGGCGGTTTTTTACTGTGGGCTTTTACCGCGCCATTGGATAAAGGGGTGCCGGTGTCGGGGACGGTGGTGGTGTCCGGCGCGCGCAAAGCCGTGCAACATCAATATGGCGGTACGATTCAAGACATCCTGGTGAAAGAAGGCGATCAGGTAAAACAGGGGCAGGTGCTGGTGCGTATGATTGATGTCACTGCGCGCGCGCAGGCGGAAGTGACGCGGGTGCAATATTTCACCGCCCGTGTGGTGGAGGCGCGTCTGGTGGCTGAGCGTGATGGCAAGAAAGCGCTGGTGTTTTCGCCTGAGCTTGAAAAAGCCAAAAGCGATCCGCGCGTCGAAGCCAGCATGCAAATGCAAAAGCAATTATTCACCTCGCGCCAGTCGGCATTGCAAAGTGAATTGGCGGCGATGGAGCAGGGCATTTCCGGTCTGAAAAATCAGATCAGCGGTTTGGAGCAGTCGCGCAACAGTAAGCAAAGCCAATTGAAATTGCTGAAAGAGCAGCTGTCCGGTCTGCGTGATTTGGCTGCCGACGGTTTTGTCGCGCGCAACCGCGTGTTGGAGCTGGAGCGCACGATGGAACAGTTGCATGGCGCGATTGCGGAGGATATCGGCAACATCGGCCGCGCGCGCTCACAGATGGCGGAGTTGAGTATGCGTTCCGCGCAGCGCTTGCAGGAATATCAAAAAGAAGTGCGCTCGCATCTGAGCGAAGTGCAGCGGGAAGCGGAAACGCAGCAAGCGCGCTTAACCAGCAATGATTTTGATCTGGCCGCGACCGAAGTTCGCGCCCCGGCGGCAGGCACGGTGGTGGGTTTGAGCGTGTTCACCAAGGGTGGCGTGGTGCCTCCCGGCTTTAAGATGATGGATATCGTGCCGTCTGATGTTAAGCTGGTGGTGGAAGGTCAGGTGCCGGTGCATTTGATCGACAAAGTGCATGCCGGGCTGGATGTGGAAATGATGTTTACCGCCTTCAATCAAAACACCACGCCGCATATTCCCGGCAAATTGGTGCAGGTGTCTGCGGACCGTTTTGTGGATGAGCATAATGGTATGCCGTATTACAAGATGAAGGCGGAAGTCACCGCTGACGGCATGAAGAAGTTAGCGCATTTGAAAGTGCAACCCGGTATGCCGGTGGATTTATTCGTCAAGACCGGTGAGCGGACCATGATGAGTTATCTGTTGAAGCCGATCATTGATCGCGCTCAGACATCGATGGCTGAGGAGTGA
- a CDS encoding DciA family protein — protein MNRFLSYRQTTGNQSGGAAAEFLRQHRRMAGLLPQASALLALKAECMKLLPSMFASCEVVRFEAGLLVIHLPNAAMLTKLKQQLPKLQEHLAQRGWQVTSIRLKVQVSAPAPTPAPASAPPRQLSQAALAALDELEHNLAQDRHSQDLHAAVKALLQSARHQSAE, from the coding sequence ATGAACAGATTTCTCTCTTACCGCCAGACCACCGGCAATCAATCGGGCGGGGCCGCCGCCGAATTCCTGCGTCAACACCGCCGCATGGCCGGTCTGTTGCCGCAAGCCAGCGCGCTGCTGGCGCTGAAAGCGGAATGCATGAAACTGCTGCCATCGATGTTTGCGAGTTGCGAAGTGGTGCGTTTCGAGGCCGGCTTGCTGGTCATCCATCTGCCCAATGCCGCCATGCTCACCAAATTGAAGCAACAATTGCCGAAATTACAAGAACATCTGGCGCAACGGGGATGGCAGGTTACTTCAATCAGGCTGAAAGTGCAAGTCAGCGCACCGGCGCCAACGCCGGCCCCCGCCAGCGCGCCGCCGCGCCAGCTGAGTCAGGCCGCACTGGCGGCGCTGGATGAGTTGGAACACAATCTGGCGCAAGACCGGCACAGCCAGGACTTGCATGCCGCCGTCAAAGCGCTGCTGCAAAGCGCGCGCCATCAGTCCGCTGAATAA